One segment of bacterium DNA contains the following:
- a CDS encoding TlpA family protein disulfide reductase, with protein sequence MVRALKSFRVPSILGKESVVRTPRYYGVLPSGCRSAAIPVLVLRFSLLFASFVLVLGCNSLKDTSLAPGSYAPHLELNTLDGEAVTLEKFRGKIVVLNFLASWCKPCEDEMPSLLQLQSKLGDRVQVVAIGVEDDDSALRKFRDRNLVTFPFLHDRSGRSKQRYRLAGYPETFVLDREGKIMLVPDFDSDGSFALKFVGPRQWDSPQMLQFFSKL encoded by the coding sequence CTGGTGCGTGCGCTGAAGTCTTTTAGAGTTCCTAGCATTCTGGGTAAGGAGTCGGTAGTCCGTACGCCGCGATATTATGGCGTTCTGCCTAGCGGTTGTAGGTCAGCAGCGATTCCAGTTCTTGTTCTCCGCTTCTCCCTGCTTTTTGCATCATTCGTTCTCGTTCTTGGATGTAATTCTCTAAAGGATACTTCTCTGGCTCCTGGCAGTTATGCTCCGCACCTTGAGCTCAATACGCTTGATGGCGAGGCTGTTACTCTAGAAAAATTTAGGGGCAAGATAGTGGTACTGAATTTTCTTGCTTCTTGGTGTAAGCCGTGCGAAGACGAAATGCCATCACTATTACAGCTGCAGAGTAAATTAGGAGACCGGGTTCAGGTCGTGGCTATCGGGGTGGAGGATGACGACTCGGCCCTTCGTAAATTCAGGGACCGCAATCTTGTGACATTCCCTTTCCTTCATGACCGTAGCGGAAGGTCAAAGCAGCGCTACAGACTCGCCGGTTATCCTGAAACATTCGTGCTGGATAGGGAGGGGAAGATTATGCTCGTCCCTGACTTCGATTCTGATGGTTCATTCGCGCTGAAGTTCGTCGGTCCGCGTCAGTGGGACTCTCCGCAGA
- a CDS encoding 50S ribosomal protein L31 — translation MKAEIHPEYSDTTVECGGCGNEFVIGSVAEKINIGVCSNCHPFYTGKARVLDSEGRVDQFQRKFGNFLKKREEQKAKNNQ, via the coding sequence ATGAAAGCAGAGATACATCCAGAGTATAGCGATACCACTGTTGAGTGCGGTGGATGTGGTAATGAGTTTGTTATTGGCTCTGTGGCTGAAAAGATCAACATCGGCGTGTGTTCAAACTGTCATCCGTTTTATACCGGAAAAGCCCGAGTGCTCGACAGCGAAGGACGTGTGGATCAGTTCCAGCGTAAATTTGGAAACTTCTTGAAAAAGCGCGAAGAGCAGAAAGCAAAGAATAATCAGTAA
- a CDS encoding acyl-CoA thioesterase, which produces MSRRFEMQYEIHPEMLEAQYQHLHHADVLRVLEQARVQFLADLGLPQEELLEKDCFLVLAKSEIQFFREIKAGSLRCRVKLLAFQGESGFSVEQEIFKFPKRLAVRASFELVAMSGATRRRRPLPEELRTLLNGIED; this is translated from the coding sequence ATGAGCCGTCGATTCGAAATGCAATATGAGATTCACCCAGAGATGCTGGAAGCACAGTATCAACATCTCCATCACGCTGATGTCTTGCGAGTTTTAGAGCAAGCTCGAGTCCAGTTTTTGGCAGATCTCGGACTGCCTCAGGAGGAATTATTAGAAAAAGACTGCTTTCTCGTATTAGCGAAGTCTGAAATTCAGTTCTTCAGAGAAATTAAGGCAGGTTCCCTGAGATGTAGGGTGAAGCTCCTCGCATTTCAGGGAGAGAGCGGGTTCTCTGTAGAACAGGAGATATTTAAGTTCCCGAAAAGATTAGCAGTTCGAGCATCCTTTGAGCTCGTCGCCATGTCTGGGGCTACTCGGCGGCGCAGACCCCTACCGGAAGAGTTGCGTACTTTGCTCAATGGAATTGAAGATTAG
- a CDS encoding M24 family metallopeptidase produces the protein MTNESVISKEVRARIRRVQRAMRKHHKNSALIVSSGIPKQRSRDLVYSFSQEENFFYLTCSQITDSSLIVFSDERKSLLITPEISKEKILWDGKGEAPERIARRTGARLVFSQSTLSEVRKALHSQVDWLFYPNEMGQDGYSMARELLATPSHHRKSAPIVLAHLDTILEPLRLQKSAFEISRTKSAVQTAWEGLKAVRSLIKPGASEESIALSLRHAIERQNSAESFPSIVASGPNAAVLHHSPSSRTLRDGEYLTIDFGAIADGYASDVTRVFSIGDKLPPTPHREALQLLTETQQQMVSRIRPGRVWKDLQDETEELLLKGLLDIGLLKGSLPKLRKARAIRKFFPHSLGHSLGLAVHDVGALRSTGDAKLLPGMIVTVEPGIYLQQGTKKVPAFGMRIEDDILVTKKGATNLTRMIPKE, from the coding sequence ATGACAAATGAATCCGTTATATCGAAAGAAGTTCGAGCGAGAATACGCCGTGTTCAGCGCGCCATGCGCAAGCATCACAAAAATTCTGCGCTTATTGTTTCAAGTGGGATTCCGAAGCAGCGATCTCGCGACCTTGTCTATTCATTCAGTCAAGAGGAAAACTTTTTCTATTTAACGTGCTCTCAAATTACTGACTCTAGCTTGATCGTTTTTAGTGATGAGAGAAAGTCTCTTTTGATCACTCCTGAAATTTCAAAAGAAAAGATTCTTTGGGATGGAAAAGGTGAAGCTCCTGAACGAATCGCAAGGAGAACTGGCGCTAGACTTGTATTCAGTCAATCAACCCTCAGTGAAGTAAGAAAAGCTCTTCATTCTCAAGTTGACTGGCTCTTTTATCCCAATGAAATGGGTCAGGATGGATATTCCATGGCCCGAGAACTCCTCGCCACCCCCTCACACCATCGAAAGAGCGCTCCAATTGTGCTCGCGCATCTGGATACCATTCTCGAACCACTTCGATTGCAAAAAAGCGCTTTCGAAATCTCAAGAACGAAGAGTGCGGTACAAACCGCATGGGAGGGGCTAAAAGCCGTTCGCTCACTGATAAAGCCGGGGGCTTCCGAAGAGTCAATCGCTCTATCCCTACGCCATGCAATCGAACGTCAAAACTCAGCAGAAAGTTTCCCATCAATTGTCGCCTCTGGCCCCAATGCCGCTGTTTTGCACCACTCACCAAGCTCAAGAACGTTAAGAGATGGAGAGTACCTCACCATAGATTTTGGAGCCATCGCCGATGGGTATGCATCCGACGTTACCAGAGTATTTTCCATTGGCGACAAACTCCCGCCGACCCCGCATCGAGAAGCGCTTCAATTACTCACTGAGACACAGCAACAGATGGTTTCCCGAATTCGTCCCGGGCGTGTCTGGAAGGATCTTCAGGATGAAACAGAGGAACTCCTCTTGAAGGGACTGCTTGATATCGGATTGCTGAAAGGGTCTCTACCAAAACTCAGAAAAGCCAGGGCTATAAGAAAGTTTTTCCCGCACTCCCTCGGCCACTCGTTAGGACTTGCCGTACATGATGTTGGTGCGCTCCGTTCTACGGGAGATGCGAAGCTTTTACCCGGCATGATTGTAACCGTCGAGCCAGGAATTTATTTACAACAGGGCACAAAGAAAGTTCCGGCTTTTGGAATGCGCATCGAGGATGACATTCTAGTTACCAAAAAGGGAGCAACAAACTTAACACGAATGATTCCAAAAGAGTAA
- a CDS encoding SGNH/GDSL hydrolase family protein produces the protein MTQAAEDKAPITWKVFVLLSIIFPMFLLLLCEGVFRLLLFAGAFQYENKNSVQLEMPSWMVPGTTKPKTFSKQEIEWMANFQSGNGFRVHLVPSQTFSFVDTFSWKEGAKPRFTVKSNNHGFRGDDFSLKKQADSIRIVAFGDSSTFGWGVSDDETYLARLLAEIRKHYPQHDFELINFAMPGDSSEFGKLIFDTYIDQLSPDIAIFGFGANDARLATLPHRKAVSFFQKQGALQRVRSMLLRNSRLIQAISTFLSTLSENSEGSVSLPGEKGPAVSIKEYRENLRYFHRRSAQAGASAIFFVAACTPPSYQKAMRKVAEKQGAMYIPAQVLLRQSIPEIQAGRVQHPQLETIQRDYGPLLGRHPVLHVTSDACHPNALGHEIIERNLASSAISKIALMSRAKY, from the coding sequence ATGACTCAGGCAGCCGAAGACAAAGCACCGATTACATGGAAGGTATTCGTCCTTCTCTCAATAATCTTTCCGATGTTCCTCTTACTTCTTTGCGAGGGAGTATTCCGTCTGCTGCTCTTTGCCGGCGCTTTCCAATACGAGAACAAGAACTCAGTACAGTTAGAGATGCCTTCCTGGATGGTGCCTGGCACTACAAAACCAAAGACGTTTTCCAAACAAGAAATCGAATGGATGGCGAATTTTCAGAGCGGCAATGGATTCAGGGTTCACCTCGTTCCCTCTCAAACCTTCTCATTCGTGGATACGTTCTCGTGGAAGGAAGGAGCAAAGCCTCGATTTACGGTCAAAAGTAATAACCACGGCTTTCGTGGGGACGATTTTTCACTCAAAAAACAAGCTGATAGTATCCGAATCGTTGCTTTTGGAGATTCTAGTACCTTTGGTTGGGGCGTGAGTGACGATGAAACCTACCTCGCTCGCCTTTTAGCGGAGATCCGGAAACATTATCCGCAACACGACTTTGAGCTCATCAACTTTGCAATGCCAGGGGACTCGTCCGAGTTTGGCAAGCTAATCTTCGATACGTATATTGACCAGCTATCTCCAGATATAGCTATTTTTGGATTCGGAGCAAACGACGCCAGGCTTGCTACGCTACCTCATCGAAAAGCAGTGAGCTTTTTTCAAAAACAGGGCGCCCTTCAGCGAGTTCGTTCAATGTTATTGCGAAACTCACGGCTCATACAGGCAATATCAACTTTCCTCAGCACACTGTCTGAGAACTCAGAAGGTTCAGTGTCATTACCGGGAGAAAAAGGACCTGCAGTTTCAATCAAAGAGTATCGTGAAAATCTGAGGTACTTTCACCGAAGAAGCGCTCAAGCAGGAGCGAGTGCTATTTTCTTTGTCGCTGCGTGTACGCCGCCCTCATACCAGAAGGCTATGCGTAAGGTAGCTGAGAAACAAGGAGCTATGTACATTCCTGCCCAAGTTCTTCTACGACAATCAATACCAGAGATACAGGCTGGTAGAGTACAGCATCCACAATTAGAAACGATCCAAAGAGACTACGGTCCGCTTCTTGGACGTCATCCCGTGCTCCATGTAACAAGTGATGCGTGCCATCCAAATGCACTTGGTCATGAAATTATCGAACGAAACCTTGCCAGCTCGGCTATCAGTAAAATTGCTCTCATGAGTCGGGCCAAATACTAG